A stretch of Kaistella flava (ex Peng et al. 2021) DNA encodes these proteins:
- the lepA gene encoding translation elongation factor 4 has protein sequence MKNIRNFCIIAHIDHGKSTLADRLLEYTNTVTQRELQSQTLDDMDIEKERGITIKSHAIQMDYELNGEKYVLNLIDTPGHVDFSYEVSRSIAACEGALLIVDAAQSIQAQTISNLYLALENDLTIIPILNKIDLPSANPEEVTDEIMGLIGCEYEDVLRVSGKTGEGVHELLEHIVNRIPAPVGNEDGPLQALIFDSVYNPFRGIEAYFKVVNGSIKKGQRIKFMATNKMYEADEVGTLKLKQTPKKEIKTGDVGYIISGIKDAREVKVGDTITTFEHGATEAIDGFEEVKPMVFAGIYPIESEDFEELRFSLEKLRLNDASLVFEPESSAALGFGFRCGFLGMLHMEIVQERLDREFNMDVITTVPNVSYHGYTKKDPDTMILINNPSEMTDPMIMDRVEEPFIKASIITKSDYVGPVMTLCIEKRGEIVGQSYLTSDRVELVFNMPLAEVVFDFYDRLKSVSKGYASFDYHPIGFRASKLVKMDILINGDMVDALSSLIHDSNAFYIGKRMCEKLRELIPRQQFDIAVQAALGAKVIARESIKALRKDVTAKCYGGDISRKRKLLEKQKEGKKKMKQIGRVEVPQSAFMAVLKLND, from the coding sequence ATGAAGAACATACGGAATTTTTGCATTATTGCACATATTGACCACGGTAAATCCACTTTGGCAGACAGACTTTTGGAATATACCAATACGGTGACCCAAAGAGAACTCCAGTCTCAGACGTTGGATGACATGGATATTGAAAAAGAACGCGGGATTACTATTAAGTCTCACGCCATTCAAATGGATTATGAATTAAATGGTGAGAAATATGTTCTTAACCTAATTGATACTCCGGGACACGTTGATTTTTCTTACGAAGTTTCACGTTCTATCGCTGCTTGTGAAGGAGCGCTTCTTATCGTTGATGCTGCACAAAGTATTCAGGCTCAAACAATAAGCAACTTATATCTCGCTTTGGAAAATGATTTAACCATCATTCCAATTTTGAATAAAATCGATTTACCTTCTGCAAATCCAGAAGAAGTTACCGATGAAATCATGGGCTTAATTGGTTGTGAATATGAAGATGTTTTACGCGTTTCCGGAAAAACTGGTGAAGGTGTTCATGAATTATTGGAACATATTGTTAATAGAATTCCCGCTCCGGTTGGAAATGAAGACGGACCGTTACAGGCATTAATTTTTGATTCTGTTTATAATCCTTTCCGTGGAATTGAAGCGTACTTCAAAGTCGTTAACGGAAGTATTAAAAAAGGTCAGCGAATTAAATTCATGGCGACCAACAAAATGTATGAAGCCGATGAAGTTGGTACTTTAAAATTAAAACAAACCCCGAAGAAAGAAATTAAAACGGGCGATGTAGGTTATATTATTTCCGGAATTAAAGATGCCCGCGAAGTAAAAGTAGGAGATACCATCACCACTTTTGAACACGGCGCTACAGAAGCAATCGACGGTTTCGAAGAAGTGAAACCAATGGTTTTCGCCGGGATTTATCCAATCGAATCTGAGGATTTTGAAGAGCTGCGTTTCTCTTTAGAAAAACTTCGTTTGAATGATGCCTCTTTAGTTTTCGAACCAGAAAGTTCCGCAGCACTTGGATTTGGTTTCCGTTGTGGATTCCTTGGAATGCTTCACATGGAAATCGTTCAGGAAAGATTAGACCGAGAATTCAACATGGACGTTATTACGACCGTGCCCAACGTTTCTTACCACGGTTATACCAAAAAAGATCCAGATACCATGATCTTAATTAACAACCCTTCCGAAATGACGGATCCGATGATAATGGATCGCGTTGAAGAGCCGTTTATCAAAGCTTCCATCATTACCAAGTCAGATTATGTTGGTCCGGTAATGACTTTGTGTATCGAAAAAAGAGGGGAAATTGTTGGTCAAAGTTATCTGACTTCAGATCGGGTAGAGCTTGTTTTCAACATGCCTTTAGCAGAAGTTGTTTTTGACTTTTATGACCGTTTAAAATCTGTTTCCAAAGGATATGCGTCCTTCGATTATCATCCGATTGGTTTCCGTGCTTCCAAATTAGTGAAGATGGATATTCTGATCAATGGCGATATGGTAGATGCCCTTTCTTCATTAATTCACGATAGCAACGCATTTTATATTGGAAAAAGAATGTGTGAGAAATTACGCGAACTGATTCCGAGACAACAGTTTGATATTGCGGTTCAGGCAGCTTTAGGAGCCAAAGTTATTGCCAGAGAAAGCATCAAAGCTTTAAGAAAAGACGTTACTGCAAAATGTTACGGTGGAGATATTTCCCGTAAACGTAAACTGTTGGAAAAACAGAAAGAAGGTAAAAAGAAAATGAAACAAATTGGTAGAGTAGAAGTTCCTCAATCTGCATTTATGGCGGTGTTGAAGCTGAACGATTAA
- a CDS encoding RNA polymerase sigma factor, translating to MKIQEAEIIELMSSEKSREKGVRLMMDAYQSRLYWHIRRFVVDHDLAQDILQDTFIKAYQNFHQFKRESQLYTWLYRIATNESLQQLNKLKKMQKSDEDSTNHLHNLVADNVQPDADEIQVLLQKAINTLPEKQKLVFNMRYYEDLPYEDMAQILEMSVGTCKTNYHYAKQKVEEYIKQNYTE from the coding sequence ATGAAGATCCAGGAAGCCGAAATTATCGAGTTGATGTCAAGCGAAAAATCCCGTGAAAAGGGAGTTCGCCTGATGATGGATGCTTATCAGAGCAGGTTATATTGGCATATACGGCGTTTTGTTGTTGATCACGATTTAGCACAGGATATTTTACAGGATACTTTTATCAAAGCCTATCAAAATTTTCATCAGTTCAAACGGGAGAGTCAGTTATACACTTGGCTCTATCGAATTGCAACGAATGAATCTTTGCAGCAATTGAATAAGTTGAAGAAAATGCAGAAATCCGATGAGGATTCTACCAATCATCTTCATAATTTGGTAGCAGATAATGTGCAGCCCGATGCAGATGAAATACAGGTTTTATTGCAGAAGGCGATTAACACGTTGCCGGAGAAACAGAAATTGGTTTTCAATATGAGGTATTATGAAGATTTGCCTTACGAAGATATGGCGCAGATTTTAGAAATGTCGGTCGGAACTTGTAAAACCAATTACCATTATGCCAAACAGAAAGTGGAAGAGTATATTAAACAGAATTACACAGAATAA
- a CDS encoding Rossmann-like and DUF2520 domain-containing protein: protein MKIVIIGSGNVAYHLAKAFQENKIPVSQLFGRNENDLKFISDQLQIPFSTNHLEDADLYLICVSDGSIGEVSKMITKENCLVAHTSGSLPKEILEGNYRKASFYPLQTFSKSKEINYAEIPFFVESEDEQDLELLKNLALKVSEKVMVSTYEKRKYIHLTAVFACNFVNHLFARAKEISDSQEIPFDYFLPLIKETTQKIEILEPKLAQTGPAVRNDERVLKLHEELISDEEQLKIYKIMNESIKKMYEL, encoded by the coding sequence ATGAAGATTGTCATCATCGGTTCGGGAAATGTTGCCTACCATTTAGCAAAGGCTTTTCAAGAAAATAAAATCCCGGTTTCCCAGCTTTTTGGACGAAACGAAAACGATTTAAAATTCATTTCCGACCAACTGCAAATTCCTTTTTCCACTAATCATTTAGAAGATGCCGATTTGTATCTGATCTGTGTAAGCGACGGTTCAATCGGTGAAGTTTCTAAAATGATTACTAAAGAAAACTGTTTGGTGGCACATACTTCAGGTTCTTTACCAAAAGAAATATTAGAAGGAAATTACCGAAAAGCCAGTTTTTATCCGTTGCAAACCTTCTCTAAATCAAAAGAAATCAACTATGCTGAAATTCCATTTTTTGTAGAATCAGAAGATGAACAAGATTTAGAATTACTAAAGAATCTTGCTTTAAAAGTTTCAGAAAAAGTAATGGTTTCAACTTATGAAAAGAGAAAATACATTCATCTGACGGCCGTTTTTGCCTGTAATTTTGTGAATCATCTTTTTGCAAGAGCAAAGGAAATTTCAGATTCGCAAGAAATTCCGTTTGACTATTTTTTACCTTTAATTAAAGAAACTACGCAGAAAATTGAAATATTAGAACCCAAATTAGCACAAACTGGTCCGGCCGTAAGAAATGATGAAAGAGTTTTGAAACTTCATGAGGAATTAATTTCCGACGAAGAACAATTGAAAATTTATAAAATAATGAATGAATCGATAAAGAAAATGTATGAGTTATAA
- a CDS encoding KdsC family phosphatase: MSYKSNLKNIKAFVFDVDGVFTDGSVYLMPDGSMCRTMNVLDGYAVVKARKYNYPICVITGGDDPMVRNRISYLGITDYYAKIGNKMEKFEEFKAKYNLQNEEILTMGDDLPDMPMMKISGISACPENSVAEIKLISDYISPIQGGKGAVRDVIEQVMKVQGKWLEDDTRST, translated from the coding sequence ATGAGTTATAAATCGAATTTAAAAAATATAAAAGCCTTTGTATTTGATGTAGACGGCGTTTTTACAGACGGAAGTGTTTACCTAATGCCCGACGGAAGCATGTGTCGCACCATGAATGTCCTCGATGGTTATGCGGTGGTTAAAGCCAGAAAGTATAATTATCCAATTTGCGTAATTACCGGTGGCGATGATCCAATGGTGCGAAACAGAATTAGCTATTTGGGAATTACTGACTATTATGCCAAGATTGGTAATAAAATGGAGAAGTTTGAAGAATTTAAAGCAAAGTACAATTTGCAAAATGAAGAAATTCTGACGATGGGAGATGACTTACCAGATATGCCAATGATGAAAATTTCTGGAATTTCAGCTTGTCCGGAAAATTCGGTTGCCGAAATAAAATTAATATCTGATTATATTTCACCAATTCAGGGTGGGAAAGGAGCCGTTCGAGATGTTATCGAGCAGGTGATGAAAGTTCAGGGAAAATGGTTAGAAGACGATACAAGAAGCACTTAA
- a CDS encoding Maf family protein yields MKILLASNSPRRKELLKELGFDFEVVSVDCDEVYPDHLEVDQIAAYLSELKSNAFRPLNEGELLITADTIVALDQEILGKPNDEVHAKEMLQKLSGKTHQVYTGITLRTLTKTITKTDVANVEFDDINDEELDFYIKKYKPFDKAGSYGIQEWLGMAKIKNIQGSFYTIMGLPTHLVYSLLKDFEQASY; encoded by the coding sequence ATGAAAATATTATTAGCATCAAATTCTCCGCGTAGAAAAGAATTATTAAAAGAATTAGGTTTCGATTTTGAAGTCGTTTCTGTAGATTGCGATGAAGTTTATCCAGATCATTTAGAAGTCGATCAAATCGCTGCTTACCTGTCAGAATTAAAGTCAAATGCATTTCGTCCTTTAAATGAAGGCGAGTTATTAATCACTGCAGATACGATTGTTGCACTTGATCAAGAGATTTTAGGAAAGCCAAACGACGAAGTTCATGCCAAAGAAATGCTGCAAAAATTATCCGGGAAAACGCATCAAGTTTATACTGGAATTACCTTACGAACTTTAACAAAAACCATTACTAAAACTGATGTTGCCAATGTTGAATTTGACGACATTAATGACGAAGAGTTGGACTTTTATATTAAAAAATACAAGCCATTTGACAAAGCTGGAAGCTATGGAATTCAAGAATGGTTAGGCATGGCAAAAATCAAAAATATCCAGGGAAGTTTCTACACGATTATGGGATTACCAACCCATTTAGTATATTCTCTACTAAAAGATTTCGAACAAGCCTCTTATTAA
- a CDS encoding tetratricopeptide repeat protein yields MKKTILFLLAITVFNSCSTRKKTNDSTFMKGFFSYYNTLFNSKDALETELKNRDKAHKDNFYAPYIQLLTHDEQPVGTNFQSNAGGMFGNDPVGSGASSEQASPTRNRNTIGPPSPPGSSSAMGAPGSYGNNGGQNSGMRKGASILEISEAKALKAIANYSVMKGGVEKNKKMFDAYILLAQSRLYRNKPLEALDGLNVVFANMAKDKRIPLARIYQAQAYSKMEDYHRAEEVFADLKKSKIKKEYRKLLEVYYSEMLLQSGKKQDAVNELDDAYVVNKNRKLRSRIAFLRGQILSELGRNEEARESFALAYKNANNFEFEVKSQIEIAKTFNGKDDDYQGAKSYLEKISKKGTYASRKNEFYYALGLMANNAGKKDEAKAFFAQSLKEKISDPQVRGLTYYEIGKAYFDDSDYLSAGAFYDSSLAVMTYQPSKILLEERSANIKKVSANYYLIKRNDSILALTKMPEEERVAYFNKLIEGIKTKEAREELQRKKDERSKGFDTGDYSANSPFAGNASGFEDYGGSKGGFYFANLGTVAKGESSFKQIWGNRSLNDNWRTSARTNSIEDMKNEAMGITNAPDPRRLEPSFYIEKIPTKTAEILALKKARDTASLGIGRMYETYFSDTPLATKTLYDLADTQPEEDIKLQALYQIFAFNYEKNPSAAERAKQMILAEYPYTSYAEFVRNPKNNSFSQSAEEVEKLYAQAFDLYDKEKYEESRTLIDGALAKYPKDALVPKFSLLNAFNIGKTAGKEIMILQLEQIALNYAKTPEGEKAREMLKYLKSDLQVEATDDSGNIVNSNPPASDAQSEAPVQSEKGSPVMNSDDPPSVPAVPKSRNSEPTSPNKNGMQAVQATAVEQLRVK; encoded by the coding sequence ATGAAAAAAACGATACTTTTCCTATTAGCAATCACGGTTTTTAATTCGTGTTCGACCCGAAAAAAGACGAATGATTCTACATTTATGAAAGGATTTTTCTCTTACTATAATACGCTCTTTAACAGTAAAGATGCGCTGGAAACTGAATTAAAAAATAGAGATAAAGCCCATAAAGATAATTTCTACGCTCCTTATATTCAATTGCTTACTCATGATGAGCAACCTGTGGGAACTAATTTTCAGTCAAATGCAGGTGGAATGTTTGGAAATGATCCAGTTGGATCTGGCGCAAGTTCAGAACAAGCATCACCCACTAGAAATAGAAATACTATAGGTCCGCCTTCTCCTCCAGGTTCTTCATCAGCTATGGGTGCACCGGGATCTTACGGTAATAATGGTGGACAAAATTCTGGAATGAGAAAAGGAGCTTCTATTTTAGAAATTTCGGAAGCTAAAGCATTAAAAGCCATCGCCAACTATTCGGTAATGAAAGGTGGTGTAGAGAAAAATAAAAAGATGTTTGATGCTTATATTTTGTTGGCACAATCGAGATTATACCGCAATAAACCATTGGAAGCTTTAGACGGATTGAATGTTGTTTTCGCCAATATGGCTAAAGATAAAAGAATTCCTTTAGCAAGAATTTATCAAGCTCAGGCGTATTCTAAAATGGAAGATTACCATAGAGCTGAAGAAGTTTTTGCTGATTTGAAAAAAAGTAAAATCAAAAAAGAATACCGTAAACTTTTAGAAGTTTATTATTCTGAAATGTTGCTGCAATCCGGTAAAAAACAAGATGCTGTCAACGAACTGGATGATGCATATGTCGTTAATAAAAACAGAAAATTAAGAAGTAGAATCGCTTTCTTAAGAGGACAAATTTTATCAGAACTTGGTAGAAATGAGGAAGCCAGAGAAAGTTTTGCATTGGCTTATAAAAATGCTAATAATTTCGAATTTGAAGTAAAATCTCAAATTGAGATTGCAAAAACCTTCAACGGAAAAGATGATGATTACCAAGGTGCAAAATCTTATTTAGAAAAAATAAGTAAGAAAGGAACGTATGCTTCCCGCAAGAATGAGTTCTACTATGCTTTAGGTTTAATGGCCAATAACGCTGGAAAAAAAGACGAAGCTAAAGCATTTTTCGCACAATCACTGAAGGAAAAAATTTCTGATCCACAAGTTCGAGGTTTAACTTATTATGAAATCGGAAAGGCTTATTTCGACGACAGCGATTATCTTTCTGCTGGTGCTTTCTACGATTCTTCACTTGCGGTAATGACTTATCAACCTTCAAAAATTCTTTTAGAAGAGCGATCTGCAAACATTAAAAAAGTATCTGCAAATTATTATTTAATTAAAAGAAACGACAGTATTTTGGCTTTAACTAAAATGCCGGAAGAAGAAAGAGTTGCTTATTTTAATAAATTAATAGAAGGCATAAAAACCAAAGAAGCTCGCGAAGAGTTACAACGAAAGAAAGACGAAAGAAGCAAAGGTTTTGATACGGGAGATTATTCTGCCAATTCACCTTTTGCAGGAAATGCCAGTGGATTTGAAGATTATGGTGGAAGCAAAGGAGGATTTTATTTCGCAAATTTAGGTACGGTTGCGAAAGGAGAATCTTCTTTTAAACAAATTTGGGGAAACCGTTCTTTAAATGATAACTGGCGAACTTCTGCAAGAACTAATTCTATCGAGGATATGAAAAACGAAGCGATGGGAATTACCAATGCACCTGATCCGAGAAGATTAGAACCGAGTTTTTATATCGAGAAAATTCCGACGAAAACTGCAGAGATTTTAGCCTTGAAAAAAGCGAGAGATACCGCGAGTTTAGGAATTGGAAGAATGTATGAAACTTATTTTTCTGATACGCCACTTGCCACAAAAACCCTTTATGATCTAGCCGATACACAACCCGAAGAAGATATTAAACTTCAAGCGTTATATCAGATTTTCGCCTTTAATTATGAGAAAAACCCAAGTGCTGCGGAAAGAGCAAAACAGATGATTTTAGCTGAATATCCTTATACTTCTTATGCGGAATTTGTTAGAAATCCTAAAAATAATTCGTTCTCACAATCGGCTGAAGAAGTAGAAAAGTTATATGCTCAAGCCTTCGATTTGTATGATAAAGAAAAGTATGAAGAGAGTAGAACCTTAATTGATGGTGCTTTGGCGAAATATCCAAAAGATGCTTTGGTTCCGAAATTTTCTTTGCTAAATGCTTTTAATATCGGAAAAACGGCTGGCAAGGAAATCATGATTTTGCAACTAGAGCAAATTGCTTTGAACTACGCTAAAACTCCAGAAGGTGAAAAAGCGAGAGAAATGCTAAAGTATTTGAAAAGCGATTTACAAGTGGAAGCAACAGACGATTCTGGAAATATAGTTAATTCTAATCCACCAGCTTCTGATGCTCAATCAGAAGCTCCTGTACAAAGCGAAAAGGGTAGTCCTGTAATGAATAGCGATGATCCACCAAGCGTACCAGCAGTTCCTAAAAGCAGAAATTCAGAACCAACATCTCCCAACAAAAATGGGATGCAAGCTGTACAAGCAACAGCGGTCGAACAACTAAGAGTAAAGTAA
- the tsaB gene encoding tRNA (adenosine(37)-N6)-threonylcarbamoyltransferase complex dimerization subunit type 1 TsaB encodes MKILHIETSSKNCSVAISDGEELLCLCEEVSENYKQSESLHTYIEWALEGAKLTLKDIEAVSLGKGPGSYTGLRIGASSAKGFCYGLNIPLIAINSLETMIEPFLNGDYDFIIPVIDARRMEVYSAVFDGNSGEMLSETEAKVLDETSYQEYQDKKILFVGDGAKKMKEILQLPNADFNETVYPSAKYLIKKAIGKYNRKEFEDVAYFEPFYLKDFQGVKKKKSED; translated from the coding sequence ATGAAAATTCTCCATATTGAAACTTCCTCCAAAAACTGTTCTGTTGCCATTTCTGATGGTGAAGAATTGCTTTGTTTATGTGAAGAAGTTTCCGAAAATTATAAACAATCCGAAAGTTTACACACCTATATTGAGTGGGCTTTAGAAGGTGCAAAACTAACTTTAAAAGACATCGAAGCTGTTTCTTTGGGCAAAGGTCCAGGCTCTTACACAGGACTTCGAATTGGCGCTTCTTCTGCAAAAGGATTTTGTTATGGATTAAATATTCCTTTGATTGCCATCAATTCTTTGGAAACGATGATAGAGCCTTTTTTAAACGGTGATTACGATTTCATCATTCCAGTAATCGACGCCAGAAGAATGGAGGTTTATTCAGCTGTTTTTGACGGTAATTCAGGCGAGATGTTAAGTGAGACCGAAGCGAAAGTTTTAGATGAAACTTCTTATCAGGAATATCAGGATAAAAAGATTCTGTTTGTAGGTGATGGCGCTAAAAAAATGAAAGAGATTCTACAATTGCCCAATGCTGATTTTAATGAAACTGTTTATCCATCGGCGAAATACTTAATTAAAAAAGCCATCGGAAAATACAACCGAAAGGAATTTGAAGATGTGGCCTATTTTGAACCCTTTTATTTAAAGGATTTTCAGGGAGTTAAAAAGAAAAAAAGCGAAGATTAA
- a CDS encoding SDR family NAD(P)-dependent oxidoreductase, with product MKTALITGATSGIGKATAERLAKQGFRLILCGRRTEVLDHLKTELSEHTEIFSLNFDQRYYHEVETAFEALPEDWRNIDILINNAGNAHGLESLIDGNIDDWDMMIDGNVKGLLYVSKMIMPGMKERNSGHIVNISSVAARQTYANGVVYCASKKAVDIISDGMRLELTEFGIKVTNIQPGAVETDFSKVRFKGDEDRAKTVYQGYEALKAEDIADAIAYCINAPQHVMISDLTIYPSAQSEPRTIHRK from the coding sequence ATGAAAACAGCACTTATTACTGGAGCTACTTCCGGAATTGGAAAAGCTACCGCAGAACGTTTAGCAAAACAAGGTTTCAGATTAATTCTTTGTGGACGAAGAACTGAAGTTTTAGACCACCTAAAAACCGAACTTTCAGAGCATACCGAAATCTTTAGTTTAAACTTTGATCAAAGGTATTATCATGAAGTAGAAACTGCCTTTGAAGCACTTCCTGAAGATTGGAGAAATATTGATATTTTGATTAATAATGCAGGAAATGCGCACGGTTTAGAATCTTTAATTGATGGAAATATAGATGATTGGGATATGATGATTGACGGAAATGTGAAAGGATTATTATATGTTTCTAAAATGATTATGCCGGGAATGAAAGAAAGAAATTCTGGACATATCGTAAATATTTCTTCTGTTGCTGCCAGACAAACTTATGCAAATGGTGTTGTGTACTGCGCTTCCAAAAAAGCAGTAGATATTATTTCCGATGGAATGCGTTTAGAACTAACCGAATTTGGAATTAAAGTGACCAATATTCAACCTGGTGCTGTAGAAACCGATTTTTCAAAAGTGAGATTTAAAGGGGATGAAGACCGGGCAAAAACGGTTTATCAGGGTTACGAAGCATTGAAAGCTGAAGATATTGCAGATGCCATTGCTTACTGTATTAATGCACCGCAACACGTTATGATTTCTGATTTAACGATTTATCCGAGTGCTCAAAGTGAACCTCGCACGATTCATAGAAAATAA
- a CDS encoding YraN family protein codes for MAEHNEFGNLAEELATSFLAEKGYKILVKNFRYQKGEIDIIAEFQNQIIIVEVKARGSDIFMEPQEAVTKKKIKSLVMVADFFMKDRNLNQEVRFDIIAVLPDEKGRLQITHLEDAFQSFDAN; via the coding sequence ATGGCAGAACATAATGAATTTGGAAATCTTGCAGAAGAATTAGCCACTTCTTTTTTAGCTGAAAAAGGATATAAAATTTTGGTCAAAAATTTCAGATATCAAAAAGGTGAAATCGATATCATTGCCGAGTTTCAAAATCAAATTATCATTGTGGAAGTGAAAGCCAGAGGAAGCGATATCTTCATGGAACCGCAAGAAGCAGTCACCAAAAAGAAAATAAAATCATTGGTAATGGTTGCCGATTTTTTTATGAAAGACAGAAATCTTAATCAGGAAGTTCGGTTTGATATCATCGCCGTTTTACCCGATGAAAAAGGAAGATTACAAATTACGCATCTCGAAGATGCCTTTCAAAGTTTCGATGCCAATTAA
- a CDS encoding MauE/DoxX family redox-associated membrane protein encodes MLEISKYILAFLLIIAGILHFIKPKFYLKIMPDYLPAHFLLVILSGVAEVICGLLFLFSATQNIGAYLTMALFVAVFPANIEMSRKYFVKKKKGFWWTILRLPLQILLIWWAYQLIK; translated from the coding sequence ATGTTAGAAATTTCAAAATATATATTAGCATTCTTGCTTATTATTGCCGGAATTCTACATTTTATAAAGCCGAAATTTTATTTAAAAATAATGCCGGACTATTTGCCTGCGCATTTCTTACTGGTTATTTTAAGTGGCGTTGCTGAAGTAATTTGTGGTTTATTATTTCTATTTTCTGCGACTCAAAATATAGGGGCTTATTTAACAATGGCTTTATTTGTAGCAGTGTTCCCAGCCAATATTGAAATGTCGCGAAAGTATTTTGTGAAGAAAAAGAAAGGTTTTTGGTGGACTATTTTAAGATTGCCTTTGCAGATTTTATTAATTTGGTGGGCTTATCAATTGATTAAATAA
- a CDS encoding LD-carboxypeptidase has protein sequence MKDILFPKSLKKGAQIAIISPAGSVEEKQLEKGLEMIKGKGFEPVLGKHLFSKFSNGYNYAGTEKERISDLNWAFNDDDISAVWASRGGYGCQHLLGHLELSRFKKNPKWYIGYSDNTVIQSFLLKNNFASINGQTIKTSSFGVTDESYDLIFDILEGEKPDYSIVSNPLNKNGNVEGQLIGGNLALIYALLGTPYSFNFEDKILFIEDIGENYYALDRMLMSLELAGVFTKISGLIVGGMTNMGDEKDNINYEDSFDDFAYQLISQRLEKYDFPTLFGFPNGHIFHNNPLIIGAEITLNVGKKNSVAF, from the coding sequence ATGAAAGACATCCTATTTCCAAAATCCTTGAAAAAAGGAGCTCAAATTGCCATTATTTCTCCTGCTGGTTCAGTGGAAGAAAAGCAATTGGAAAAGGGTTTAGAAATGATAAAGGGAAAAGGTTTTGAACCGGTTTTAGGCAAACATCTGTTCAGTAAATTCTCCAACGGATACAATTACGCCGGAACTGAAAAAGAGCGAATTTCTGACCTTAACTGGGCTTTTAATGATGATGATATTTCTGCGGTTTGGGCTTCCAGAGGCGGTTATGGTTGTCAGCATTTGTTAGGACATTTAGAACTTTCAAGGTTTAAGAAAAATCCAAAATGGTATATCGGATATTCGGATAATACCGTGATTCAAAGTTTTTTGTTAAAGAATAATTTTGCTTCGATTAACGGACAAACCATTAAAACCTCAAGTTTTGGAGTTACCGATGAAAGTTATGACTTGATTTTCGATATTTTAGAAGGCGAGAAACCCGATTATAGTATTGTAAGCAATCCATTAAATAAAAATGGAAACGTTGAAGGTCAATTAATCGGCGGGAATTTAGCTTTGATTTACGCACTTTTAGGAACACCCTATTCTTTTAATTTTGAAGATAAAATCCTTTTTATAGAAGATATTGGTGAGAATTATTATGCGTTAGATCGCATGTTAATGAGTTTGGAATTAGCCGGAGTTTTTACAAAAATCAGTGGTTTAATTGTAGGTGGAATGACCAATATGGGCGACGAAAAAGACAACATAAACTACGAAGATAGTTTTGACGATTTCGCGTATCAACTGATTTCACAGCGGTTAGAAAAGTACGACTTCCCTACTCTTTTTGGTTTTCCAAATGGACATATTTTTCACAATAACCCTTTGATTATTGGAGCCGAAATTACTTTAAATGTTGGTAAAAAGAATTCAGTAGCATTTTAA
- a CDS encoding LysE family translocator, producing MIELILSAVGLGIMLSIVFIGPIFFLLIETSFSRGPKHAFTLDCGVVLADILCIVAAYFASGDLVEIIDKHPGFYRITALIVFIYALYMVVSKTKMHLPGEDKLINQNYLKTFLNGFFFNILNIGVVLFWLVTVISVRNAYPKTEDFLLYMGLVVGTYLMIDFFKIYLAKVFHDKLTQNVANKIRKAVGYILVAFSIFIFLQSFKKFNQFDKKLEQAEKIEQKHIQ from the coding sequence ATGATAGAACTTATACTTTCAGCCGTCGGGTTAGGAATTATGTTGAGTATTGTCTTCATCGGGCCGATTTTTTTTCTGCTGATAGAAACAAGTTTCTCGCGTGGTCCTAAACATGCATTCACCTTAGATTGCGGTGTTGTATTGGCTGATATTTTATGTATTGTCGCTGCATATTTTGCAAGTGGCGATTTGGTAGAAATTATCGATAAGCATCCGGGTTTTTATAGAATTACGGCCCTTATTGTTTTTATTTATGCTCTTTATATGGTCGTTTCTAAAACGAAAATGCACTTACCGGGAGAAGATAAACTGATCAATCAGAATTATCTTAAAACTTTTTTAAATGGTTTCTTCTTTAATATTTTAAATATCGGTGTAGTTCTTTTTTGGTTAGTAACGGTAATTTCGGTTAGAAATGCTTATCCTAAAACTGAAGATTTTCTATTATACATGGGACTTGTCGTCGGAACGTACCTGATGATTGATTTCTTTAAAATTTATTTGGCTAAAGTATTTCATGATAAATTGACTCAAAACGTAGCGAATAAAATTAGAAAAGCAGTGGGTTATATTTTGGTCGCTTTCAGTATTTTTATCTTTTTGCAGAGCTTCAAAAAGTTCAATCAATTTGATAAAAAGTTAGAACAGGCAGAAAAGATTGAACAAAAACATATTCAATAA